The genomic region TACAAATGGAGGAAAAAACTGAAAAGAAAGTCTCCATTTCATATTCTTTAAGTTTGATTAATTCTGTCTCTTTTAACATATCTTTTTGCCTCCCAAAAATAATGTTCAATTTCAGAAATATATTTATCTATGTCTAAAAACATATTATAAATATCAATATTTGTTGTATCAAACCTATAAACTGGTGAGAGATTATAATTTTTAATCCATTCTTCATATGCTTTTTCTAACTTTTTTAAATAACTTCTCTTAATATTTTTTTCATAATCTCTTCCTCTTAACTCAATCCTTTTCATAAGTACATCAACTGGAGCATACATATAAATTAATAAGTTTGGGTTTGGAAAATTTCTCTTAACAAGATTATAAATCTTATTATACAAATTATACTCCTCTTTTGAAAGAAGGAGTTTTGCAAAAATTTCTGCATCTTCATAAATTGTTCTATCAATTATAATAGAATCTTCTATTTTTTCAATCTCTTCAAAAATTTTTAATCTTTGTATAAGAAAAAACAGTTGTGAATGCAATGCCCATCTTTTGGGATCTGTATAAAAATTTTTTAAAAATGGATTTTTGTCTTGTGGTTCAGAAAGAATTACAAAACCCCATTTTTTAGATAAAATTTTAGCAAGTGTTGATTTTCCAACCCCAATATTTCCACAAATAGCAACAATAAATTTTCCCATGAATTAATTTTACCATTATGGTTCTCCTATAAATTAATATTTTTCA from Caldisericia bacterium harbors:
- a CDS encoding deoxynucleoside kinase, which codes for MGKFIVAICGNIGVGKSTLAKILSKKWGFVILSEPQDKNPFLKNFYTDPKRWALHSQLFFLIQRLKIFEEIEKIEDSIIIDRTIYEDAEIFAKLLLSKEEYNLYNKIYNLVKRNFPNPNLLIYMYAPVDVLMKRIELRGRDYEKNIKRSYLKKLEKAYEEWIKNYNLSPVYRFDTTNIDIYNMFLDIDKYISEIEHYFWEAKRYVKRDRINQT